One genomic segment of Erythrolamprus reginae isolate rEryReg1 chromosome 2, rEryReg1.hap1, whole genome shotgun sequence includes these proteins:
- the TESPA1 gene encoding protein TESPA1, whose product MTSNDMADSNHKTSSSISEVLDRCQIDAETILGNLGFTEELAQAATWIPDRFFSVPSQAEGINFPLFLRAQIQRIEMEDPCLMLVSRFTDVQTLGETADDCFCLYSHISKTPVQEISPGHLFWAFPEIPDSWNVPSQPESSSPLHALQKAMRLCTSSQKEWPPRTFSVQSPVNCMEQEMWEVIRKDHKGLFPFNMEDLEDETQAVPMKVSVCHSRMGRRVNSSRPTFIETRPVISPCSYCETPCYLWKNAEISMQGWLSFHFGGTRKNMLDNVGPQELCHFGHHSSPEATSPDETSEESNEE is encoded by the exons ATGACTTCCAATGACATGGCAGACAGCAATCACAAGACCAGTTCCAG CATTTCAGAAGTGTTGGACCGCTGTCAGATTGATGCCGAGACCATTCTTGGCAACCTGGGATTCACAGAAGAATTAGCCCAGGCTGCCACTTGGATTCCTGATCGGTTCTTCTCTGTTCCATCCCAAGCTGAGGGCATAAATTTCCCTCTTTTTCTAAGAGCTCAAATCCAGCGGATCGAGATGGAGGATCCTTGCCTGATGTTAGTAA GTCGGTTCACAGATGTCCAAACTCTGGGTGAAACAGCGGACGATTGCTTCTGCCTCTATTCACATATATCTAAGACACCAGTGCAGGAGATCTCACCTGGCCACTTGTTCTGGGCCTTTCCAGAAATCCCAGATTCCTGGAATGTTCCTTCCCAGCCAGagtcttcttctcctctccatgCCCTGCAAAAAGCTATGCGCTTGTGTACCTCATCCCAGAAAGAATGGCCCCCGAGAACATTCAGTGTGCAGTCTCCGGTGAATTGCATGGAACAGGAAATGTGGGAAGTGATACGCAAGGATCACAAAGGTCTATTTCCATTCAACATGGAAGATCTGGAAGATGAAACTCAAGCCGTGCCCATGAAAGTTTCAGTTTGTCACAGTAGAATGGGCAGAAGGGTAAATTCTTCAAGGCCTACCTTCATAGAGACACGTCCAGTGATTTCTCCTTGCAGCTACTGTGAAACTCCATGTTATTTGTGGAAAAATGCAGAAATATCCATGCAAGGATGGCTTTCTTTCCATTTTGGTGGGACAAGAAAGAACATGTTGGATAATGTTGGCCCCCAGGAGTTATGCCATTTTGGACATCATTCTTCTCCAGAGGCCACCTCTCCAGATGAAACCAGTGAAGAATCCAATGAAGAGTAA